A single window of Fischerella sp. PCC 9605 DNA harbors:
- a CDS encoding Uma2 family endonuclease yields the protein MLLELKRIQVPPGQRVLLQDISWQEFETILEDLGEHRAARIAYDRGILEIMTPLPEHEDDKEIISDLVKALLEELDIEFRCLGSTTFKNQAMTQGIEPDQCFYIKNEARIRGKKRLDLTVDLPPDLALEVDITSRTHLNIYEALKVPELWRFDKGKLQINVLQDGRYVESQESLSFPRFLLIEVIPQYLEQSRTTGRNATLKAFRLWVREQIQQK from the coding sequence ATGTTGTTGGAATTAAAGCGCATCCAGGTTCCACCGGGACAACGAGTGCTGCTGCAAGATATCAGCTGGCAGGAATTTGAAACTATTCTGGAGGATTTAGGGGAACACCGTGCAGCACGAATTGCCTATGACCGGGGAATACTGGAGATTATGACACCACTGCCGGAGCATGAAGACGATAAAGAAATTATTAGTGACTTGGTCAAGGCTTTACTGGAAGAATTAGATATTGAATTTAGATGCCTTGGTTCTACCACTTTCAAAAACCAAGCGATGACTCAGGGTATAGAACCTGATCAGTGTTTCTATATAAAAAACGAAGCGAGGATTCGCGGCAAGAAGCGACTAGATTTAACAGTAGACCTTCCGCCAGATTTAGCGCTAGAAGTGGATATTACATCCCGAACTCATCTGAATATCTATGAAGCACTAAAAGTTCCAGAACTGTGGCGGTTTGACAAAGGTAAGTTACAAATTAATGTACTGCAAGATGGACGTTATGTAGAATCACAGGAAAGCTTAAGTTTTCCCAGATTTCTACTGATTGAGGTGATTCCTCAATATCTTGAGCAAAGTAGAACAACTGGCAGAAATGCAACGCTGAAGGCTTTTCGCCTTTGGGTTAGAGAGCAAATACAACAAAAATAG
- a CDS encoding DUF5615 family PIN-like protein, protein MSRTIRFHLDENVSNAIADGLRRRDIDVTTTPEQGLISVSDEEQVAIALAEGRVIFTF, encoded by the coding sequence ATGTCCAGAACGATTCGATTTCACCTAGATGAAAATGTCAGTAATGCCATTGCGGATGGGTTACGCCGTCGTGATATCGATGTCACTACTACCCCAGAACAAGGACTAATTTCTGTCTCGGATGAAGAACAAGTGGCGATCGCACTTGCTGAGGGTAGAGTAATTTTCACTTTCTGA
- a CDS encoding DUF433 domain-containing protein, whose protein sequence is MESVISEHIEITPGVCSGKPRIAGHRITVQNIVIWHERLGLSPDEIVSQYPSITLADVYAALAYYHDHLEQIRQQIREDQEFAKQLQAQTPSLLLQKLGNRNVQNDSISPR, encoded by the coding sequence ATGGAGTCAGTGATTTCTGAACACATCGAAATCACGCCTGGTGTATGTAGTGGCAAACCGCGTATTGCTGGACATCGGATTACGGTACAGAATATTGTCATCTGGCACGAACGGTTGGGACTTTCTCCAGATGAAATAGTGTCGCAGTATCCCAGCATCACCTTAGCTGATGTGTATGCTGCATTAGCATATTACCACGACCATCTTGAACAAATCAGGCAACAAATTCGAGAAGATCAAGAGTTTGCCAAACAGTTGCAGGCGCAAACTCCTTCGCTTCTGTTACAAAAACTAGGAAATCGAAATGTCCAGAACGATTCGATTTCACCTAGATGA